In Acinetobacter sp. WCHAc010034, the sequence ATGAAAACAGAATTAATAGTTAAAGATAATGCCTTAATTAATGCCAGTTATAACCTTGATCTAGTGGAGCAACGGTTAATTCTTCTAGCGATTCTTGAAGCAAGGGAGTCGGGTAAAGGAATAAATGCTAATGATCCTCTAACAGTTCATGCTGAAAGTTATATCAATCAATTTGGTGTTCATCGAAATACGGCTTATCAAGCATTAAAAGATGCTTGTGATGATCTATTCGCAAGACAATTTAGTTATCAAAGCCTTAGTGAAAAAGGAAATGTTATTAATCACAAATCAAGATGGGTGAGTGAGGTTGCTTATATTGATAATGAGGCTGTTGTTAGACTTATCTTTGCTCCCGCTATTGTGCCTTTAATTACTAGACTAGAAGAACAATTTACAAAGTATGAAATACAACAAATAAGCAATTTAACAAGTGCTTATGCCGTTCGTTTATATGAAATATTAATTGCATGGCGTAGTACCGGAAAAACGCCTCTCATAACCCTGTACGACTTCAGACAAAAAATAGGGGTACTCGATACTGAATACAAACGAATGTATGATTTTAAAAAATATGTCTTAGACATTGCATTAAAACAAGTCAATGAACATACCGATATTACTGTCAAAGTTGAACAGCATAAGACAGGCAGATCAATTACAGGCTTTTCATTTAGCTTTAATCAAAAAAAGTCGGCTACTCAATCTGTCGGATCTAAAAGGGATTCAAATACATTAGACCTCTTTTCAACAATGACAGATAAACAACGTCACCTATTCGCCAATAAGCTCTCCGAACTTCCTGAGATGAGTAAATATTCACAAGGTACAGAAAGCTATGAACAATTCGCTGTACGTATAGCTGATATGTTGCAAGATCCTGAGAGAGTAAAAGAATTCACTCCATTACTTAGAAAAGTTGGCTTTCAATGAATAGTGTCAATTGACAATGTAAAGTTGACAGTGAAGTATTAACACAAATTGACAACTCATTTACACCATGAAAAAACTATCCGTTTCAGAGTTAGCAAAACTATATGGGTTTTCCAGACAAGCAATATATGCTCATATAAATAAAGGAAATTTATCAAAGGGAGCAGATGGCTTAATTGATTTCTCAGAAGCTTTAAGAGTATTTGGCGAACCACAAAAGAAAGGGAGTACTGTCAATCAAAGTCAATCAATTGACAGCCAAAAGTTAACAGAAATTGATTTACTCAAACGTCAAGTTGAATTGCTTGAGAAGCAATTAAATCAAGCACAACTTAGAGAAAGCCAGTCTTTAGAACGAGAATCTTTCTATCAAGAGCAAATTGAGGCAATGCAACGTCTATTAGAAGCTCCAAAGACTAATATGACTACGTTTACCGATCAGAAACCTAGCCAAGATATAGCAACGGATCCTCGGTTAGAACCTGACCAGAAACATGACGGATTGACTACTCCAGATCAAAAAGAAAATAAGCGGATTCCAGTACCGGAGCACATTGAACAGGAACCGGAAAAAAGAGGCTTTTGGAGCCGTTTTTTTAGACCCTATGATTAACCACGATTGTTTAACTGATATGAACAAAGTCGTGAAACATTGCTTAAATAATAGGCGTGGAACGTGAAAAATCATAAAAAAAAAAGCCCACCTTGGGGGAGGTTGGGCAAAAAAGAAACTACAGCCTTGAATTATAAGGATAATTATAACGCATTTCGTATAAGGTGTATTATGTTAATTTTAGAGAATCTTAAAAAATACTTTTATGAAAAATAAAATTGAAGATTTAAAATCAACAATTCAAGAACTAATAGAATTGTTTGAAGAACAGAATTTAGAACATTGGGCAGAAATGTATAAAAGAATACTGTTCTATATTGATGATGATCTAGAATACGCAAAATATAAAATACAAAGTACCATTGGAGGAATGGGATCAATGGATGATATCGTTTTATATCGCAATGGTGATCCACTTATCAAAGAAAACAATCGTTTGGATTACTTAAGAAGTAAATTATATGTTTTTTGCGAAAGCTAAATTATTCTTAATATCGCTAATTTAACATAATGGCTGTTATGCGAAACGAGATCTACCAGCTCTCGTTTTTTGTTATGGAAACTGCTAAAATTCAAATACGCCATTGACGTATAAAGAGTCCATGTTATTTATTGAAACCAGCATCTTTACCAAGCAAATTAAAGACCTTGTATCTGATGAGGAATATCGTCAACTTCAGCAAGATCTTTTGGTACAGCCTGATAGAGGTGACCTAATCAAGAATGGCGGTGGTATTCGCAAAGTACGTTGTGCTCAAGGTAACAAAGGGAAAAGTGGTGGGATACGGGTGATTTATTATTGGGTCACCGAGGATGATCAGATCTTTTTCTTAGTGGCTTATCCAAAATCAGTAAAAGATAATTTAACAGATAAGGAAACCGCCATTCTGCACCAACTCGTGAAGGAGCAATTTCATGGATAACAACTTATTTGATGACTTGGTTGCTTCAATCAAAGAAGCTGGAGCTATCAAACGTAAAGAAGTTAAAGCAAGCCGAGTTACAGAACTCGAATTGCCTGATATTAAAGAAGTACGTGAAAAAACTGGCTTGAGCCAAAATGAATTTGCTGCACGTCTACATATTAGCCCCCGTACCCTGCAAAATTGGGAACAGGGACGACGCTATCCAACTGGACCAGCAGCTACATTGATTCGAATTTTAGATGCTCACCCAAGCCTTATTTGAAAAAATTACTTAAAAAATGGGAGCTTAAGGCTCCCATTTTTATTTCGTATAAGGTGTATTATGTTAATTTTAGAAAATCTTCACTACTATTATTTTAAAATAAGCCTTATATCCAAGCATAAAACAAGGTTGTCTAGACTTCTTTTAACAGTAAAGTTATCATAAAACTGAATTTTATTTTTTAGGTAAGTTTATGCATTCTATCCGCATTCGTTAAGACACAACTATTTGCATAGTGACACTATTTTATAATGGTGGGCTTTTGTTGTGTCTTTAAGAATATATGCGGATATATAAAGTAAAAGTATGCTTAATTTATAAGTATGCTTTTAGTGCATAGTTTCCAGTTATAACTTAATTGACTAGCTATTTGTCCACCCTGTGGATGAATAGCTTTTTTTTTGGGAGGACACTGTGATGCTAGCTTTTGTTTTCACCTAAATCCTGTTTGCTGCATAAAAAATTTCAAGAGCTAAACAGGAGTAAATAAAAATGAGTTTAATTATTAAAGCGAGAAACATACGCTTGGATTATGCTGGGCGTGATGTTTTGGATATTGATGAATTGGAAATTCACTCTTATGACCGTATTGGTCTTGTGGGTGATAACGGAGCAGGAAAGAGTAGTTTACTCAAAGTACTTAATGGCGAAATTGTTTTAGCCGAAGCGACATTACAGCGTTTTGGTGATTTTGCACATATCAGCCAACTGGGCGGAATCGAAATAGAAACGGTCGAAGACCGGGCAATGTTATCTCGCCTTGGTGTTTCCAATGTACAAAACGACACAATGAGTGGCGGAGAGGAAACTCGTGCAAAAATTGCTGCCGCATTTTCCCAACAAGTACATGGCATTCTAGCGGATGAACCAACCAGCCACCTTGATCTCAATGGAATAGATCTACTTATTGGTCAACTTAAAGCATTTGATGGAGCATTACTTGTTATCAGTCATGACCGATATTTTCTTGATATGGTTGTAGACAAGATATGGGAGTTAAAAGACGGTAAAATTACGGAATATTGGGGTGGTTACTCGGATTACTTGCGTCAAAAAGAAGAAGAGCGACAACACCAAGCCGTAGAATATGAGCTGATGATGAAGGAACGGGAGCGATTAGAATCTGCTGTGCAAGAAAAACGCCAGCAAGCTAATCGATTAGACAATAAGAAAAAAGGAGAAAAATCCAAAAACTCTACCGAAAGTGCTGGACGACTTGGGCATGCAAAAATGACTGGCACCAAGCAAAGAAAACTGTATCAGGCAGCTAAGAGTATGGAAAAGCGTTTGGCTGCATTAGAAGATATTCAAGCACCAGAGCATTTGCGTTCTATTCGTTTTCGTCAAAGTTCAGCCCTAGAACTGCACAATAAGTTCCCGATTACGGCAGATGGTCTGAGCTTAAAATTTGGTAGCCGTACTATCTTTGATGACGCTAACTTTATAATACCGCTTGGCGCTAAAGTCGCTATAACTGGATCGAATGGAACAGGGAAAACGTCCTTGTTAAAAATGATATCAGAACGTGCTGATGGATTAACCATATCTCCAAAAGCTGAAATTGGCTACTTTACACAAACAGGATATAAATTTAACACGCATAAATCTGTGCTCTCCTTTATGCAGGAAGAGTGCGAGTACACAGTTGCGGAAATTCGTGCAGTATTGGCTTCAATGGGGATCGGAGCGAATGATATTCAAAAAAACTTATCCGACTTATCGGGAGGTGAAATCATCAAACTGCTTTTATCCAAAATGCTTTTAGGAAAATATAATATTTTGCTTATGGATGAACCAGGAAACTATCTTGACCTAAAAAGTATTGCCGCATTAGAAACAATGATGAAGTCCTATGCAGGAACTATTATCTTCGTATCTCATGACAAGCAATTGGTCGATAATATTGCTGACATTATCTACGAGATCAAAGACCACAAAATCATCAAGACTTTTGAGAGAGATTGTTAATGATAGCCAATCTAATCCGAACATTAATTATTGAACTCTTTAAAGGAAATTAAAAATGACAATTCAAGATATTCAATCACTTGCTGAAGCACACGGCTTGTTGCTTACGGACAAAATGAATTTCAATGAAATGGGCATTGATTTTAAGGTCGTTTTTGCTCTTGATACAAAGGGGCAACAATGGTTGCTGCGTATTCCTCGTCGTGATGGCATGAGGGAACAAATCAAGAAAGAAAAACGCATTTTAGAATTGGTAAAAAAACATCTTTCTGTAGAGGTTCCTGATTGGAGAATTTCATCTACAGAATTAGTGGCTTATCCCATACTTAAAGATAATCCTGTTTTAAATTTGGATGCTGAAACCTATGAAATAATTTGGAATATGGACAAAGATAGCCCGAAATACATAACATCTTTGGCAAAAACCTTATTTGAAATCCATAGTATTCCTGAAAAAGAAGTTCGGGAAAATGATTTGAAAATTATGAAACCTTCAGATTTAAGACCTGAAATAGCAAACAATTTGCAGTTAGTAAAATCTGAAATTGGTATAAGTGAGCAATTGGAAACCCGCTACAGAAAATGGTTGGATAATGATGTTCTATGGGCAGATTTCACCCAATTTATACATGGCGATTTATATGCTGGGCATGTACTAGCTTCAAAGGATGGAGCTGTTTCAGGCGTTATTGATTGGTCAACAGCCCATATAGATGACCCAGCGATTGATTTTGCTGGGCATGTAACTTTGTTTGGAGAAGAAAGCCTCAAAACTCTAATCATCGAGTATGAAAAACTAGGGGGTAAAGTTTGGAATAAACTATATGAACAGACTTTAGAAAGAGCAGCGGCCTCTCCTTTGATGTATGGTTTATTTGCCTTAGAAACTCAAAATGAAAGCCTTATCGTTGGAGCAAAAGCTCAGTTGGGAGTTATATAATTTAAAAATATGATTGCTGAGAACTGCCTTGTTTTGAAACTTGGTTGGCTTTAATTAGTTTTTAGTATTCTTTATAGAAAATGCCTCGATCAAGGGGCATTTCTAACAATCATTTAACATAAAATTTCTTATGTGAAGTAACCTGAATGCAGCGGTGCCCCATTGGGGGCGCGTTGAGATAAGCCTCTTTTAGATAACTTTAGCAACTCGATAGACAGTTGCAACTCCACAATTCACTGCTTTGGCAATTTCTTCCTTAGTCATATTGCCAACTACTAGCAATTCTTTTATTCGTTTATGTTTAGCCTCATTTGCCTTCTTGCCTGTTGGTTTGTAACCCGAACGTGCCAGGCCCTGCTTAATACGTTCTATACGTTTCTCATTGTCTAGGCGGGCCATTGTTGCCAGAAGATCAATCAACATATTGTTGATGAGTTCCAAGATTGAATGAGTAATGCTGTCACTGGTTTGAATCATTTGGTAGGTAGTAGGAAGATCTGCTACGACTAAACGAAGTCCCTTCTCCTGGATCCTGCGCTTCAGCTCTTGAAAATCTCGTTGGGTTAGGCGTGATAAGCGGTCAATACTTTCAACTAACAATGTGTCACCTTGATTTGCTTCTGACAGTAGCTTATTCAATTCAGGTCGGTCTAACTTCGTACCACTATAGTTTTCCACGTACACAATGGTTTCACCCAAATTCAAGTTTTGGTTTAGATCCTGAAGAATCTGCAAAGCCCTTTCTGCATCTTGATCTTTAGTTGAAGCTCGTAGATAAATACGTGTATTCATTTCTATCATTTAATCTTAATTCTATTAGATTAATGATAATACTATCATTTAATTATTGCATTAAGTCTAATGATAGATATTGTATGCGATTTGGCTCGCTATCATTCAGGTATAGTCTTTTGATAAAAAAAGCATGACTAAAAGCCATGCCTTGGGAATTCGTATAACGTGTATTATGTTAATTTTAGGAAATCTTAATCGAAGTGAAATAGAGGAGATATCGCGATGCATACGCGGAAGGCAATAACGGAGGCGCTTCAAAAACTCGGAGTCCAAACCGGTGACCTCTTGATGGTGCATGCCTCACTTAAAGCGATTGGTCCGGTCGAAGGAGGAGCGGAGACGGTCGTTGCCGCGTTACGCTCCGCGGTTGGGCCGACTGGCACTGTGATGGGATACGCGTCGTGGGACCGATCACCCTACGAGGAGACTCTGAATGGCGCTCGGCTGGATGACGAAGCCCGCCGTACCTGGCTGCCGTTCGATCCCGCAACAGCCGGGACTTACCGTGGGTTCGGCCTGCTGAATCAATTTCTGGTTCAAGCCCCCGGCGCGCGGCGCAGCGCGCACCCCGATGCATCGATGGTCGCGGTTGGTCCGCTGGCTGAAACGCTGACGGAGCCTCACGAACTCGGTCACGCCTTGGGGGAAGGATCGCCCGTCGAGCGGTTCGTTCGCCTTGGCGGGAAGGCCCTGCTGTTGGGTGCGCCGCTAAACTCCGTTACCGCATTGCACTACGCCGAGGCGGTTGCCGATATCCCCAACAAACGGTGGGTGACGTATGAGATGCCGATGCTTGGAAGAGACGGTGAAGTCGCCTGGAAAACGGCATCGGATTACGATTCAAACGGCATTCTCGATTGCTTTGCTATCGAAGGAAAGCCGGATGCGGTTGAAACTATAGCAAATGCTTACGTGAAGCTCGGTCGCCATCGAGAAGGTGTCGTGGGCTTTGCTCAGTGCTACCTGTTCGACGCGCAGGACATCGTGACGTTCGGCGTCACCTATCTTGAGAAGCATTTCGGAACCACTCCGATCGTGCCTCCGCACGAGGCCGTCGAGCGCTCTTGCGAGCCTTCAGGTTAGAGGCCGTCGACAATGATAATCTGGATCAACGGACCTTTCGGCGCCGGAAAGACGACGCTCGCTAAGCGGCTGCGCGATCGGCGTTCCAAATCGCTGATCTTTGACCCCGAGGAAATCGGGTTCGTGGTGAAAGAAACGGTCCCCATGCCAGCGAGCGGAGACTATCAGGATCTCCCCTTGTGGAGGGGACTTACGATCGCGGCGGTCAGGGAGATTCGAAGGAATTACTCGCAGGACATCATCATCCCAATGACGCTCGTGCACCCGGACTATCTGACTGAGATACTCGACGGGGTAAGGCGGATCGACGATCAGCTGCTGCACATCTTTCTGACGCTCAACGAGGACCTATTGCGTCACCGGATCGCGAACCAGACCATGCATCCTGACCCGAATCGAAATGCGGAGATTCGAGAGTGGCGATTAGCGAATGTCGCCCGATGCTTGGCCGCAAGGGAACGGCTTCCATGCACAACCCGTGTTCTCGATAGTGGTGCACACACCAGCGATGAACTCGCAGCGATGGTGCTCGACGGAATCGATGGGCGCACCTGATCGCCTTCGACGCCTGCGCAAAGCGTAGCGCGAGGGTGGCGGGCTCACGACCAAACGCCCAGAGGTCGATCATCGCAGGGATGTTTGGCTTTGTGGTGCGGACGACGGGACTCGAACCCGTACTCTCACAGAGAAGCAGATTTTCGTACCACCTCGACTTTCGCCGCCGTCTGATGACGTTCGTGGTCTGGACTGTCCCTTCGCCATTGCCCGAAGGCTTTAGGCGCCGCCCGTCCAGTCTCTACACCTTCCCCCGAAGGGGCTTGGCTCGGGATTGGCTTAGGGTATTGCCCGTTAGCGTTCCCCGACTTTGAGCGGTTCTACTCCGCGGATTTCCCCGCGGGCACTCCAATTTTAAAGTCTGCTGCGTCTACCGATTTCGCCACGTCCGCCTTTTTTCGCCGTTCCTAGCGCTCGTGCGATGCACCTATGTTGCACCTAGCGCCGAATCGTTCTTCGTCATCCTGAAAAACCACGTCTCCTAAAGCCTTGCATAGCTTATCTTTTCTCCACCACGAACTTTTTTGTGGGATGGTAGAAAAAAAGACTTTTTAAGTCCGCTGGCTTGCCAGGCCTTGTTAGCTTGTACGGTCATGGTTATCGGGTAAAGAATATTGACGGCATCGCTGGTGTCGGTGGCTGAAAAGCCGGCTCCCATCAGGGCAATAGCCATTTCAGATGCAGGCGTACAGGGCAATGGTCAACAGCTACAGCCTGTCTGACGATTCCGGCGTCATGGCTGCGGCGGCTATCACGCATTTTTTGTTCGGTCAGGCGGTGTTTTCGTACCTCTCCTTAAGCCAGCTTCGAGCCGGTGCAAAAAGCGTTATGGTGACAGAGCTAAAAAAAGAACTGACGGTGTATCATCAGTTACAGCCTTATACAAGACAGATTGATAATGCTGTTAAGGGCTTAGCCTTATCGTCTAAAAACCAACAACACTTCGGTGAAATGGTGGATTATTATGGCAGTAAACTAAAACGCTTTAAGCGTCCACAGCAACACCTATGGTTGCTGTGTTTTCTGACTCAACGCATACGGCAAAGCCTAGAGCGATTGGCTGATGGGTTTATTCATCATATCCGTAAACAACAAGAAGCTGCGCATGCGTTTGCCCAACAGGCAGTGTTTGACTCATGGAGGTCAGCTGCAGACAATGTCACCAAAGCCGCAGAATTACTGCATCTGTTTGTTGATGACAGTATCGACGATAATCAACCATTTGCAACGGTTAGGCAACAAGCATTAAGTGTAATGAATAACCAAGATATAGAAACGCTATGCCTGTACTTAAAAAAGCAAAAACGCACGGTAGAAGAATATCAATGGCAATATTATGATGATCAAAACGGGTTAATTGAGCAGTTATTAAGGCCCGTGTTTCTATGTCTTGAATGCCAAGCAGGTAAAGGCTCAGAAGCATTAGTGACCCAGCTCAAAACCACAAAAACAGAACTATTAGCAGGTAATACATTGCAAACAATGGATAGTACACTTATCCAACAAAAACATCGTCCATGGTTAATTAACAAGGATGTTGTTCATCCACAGCGATACGAA encodes:
- the repM gene encoding replication initiation protein RepM is translated as MKTELIVKDNALINASYNLDLVEQRLILLAILEARESGKGINANDPLTVHAESYINQFGVHRNTAYQALKDACDDLFARQFSYQSLSEKGNVINHKSRWVSEVAYIDNEAVVRLIFAPAIVPLITRLEEQFTKYEIQQISNLTSAYAVRLYEILIAWRSTGKTPLITLYDFRQKIGVLDTEYKRMYDFKKYVLDIALKQVNEHTDITVKVEQHKTGRSITGFSFSFNQKKSATQSVGSKRDSNTLDLFSTMTDKQRHLFANKLSELPEMSKYSQGTESYEQFAVRIADMLQDPERVKEFTPLLRKVGFQ
- a CDS encoding plasmid replication DNA-binding protein; this translates as MKKLSVSELAKLYGFSRQAIYAHINKGNLSKGADGLIDFSEALRVFGEPQKKGSTVNQSQSIDSQKLTEIDLLKRQVELLEKQLNQAQLRESQSLERESFYQEQIEAMQRLLEAPKTNMTTFTDQKPSQDIATDPRLEPDQKHDGLTTPDQKENKRIPVPEHIEQEPEKRGFWSRFFRPYD
- a CDS encoding DUF6966 domain-containing protein, which codes for MKNKIEDLKSTIQELIELFEEQNLEHWAEMYKRILFYIDDDLEYAKYKIQSTIGGMGSMDDIVLYRNGDPLIKENNRLDYLRSKLYVFCES
- a CDS encoding type II toxin-antitoxin system RelE/ParE family toxin encodes the protein MLFIETSIFTKQIKDLVSDEEYRQLQQDLLVQPDRGDLIKNGGGIRKVRCAQGNKGKSGGIRVIYYWVTEDDQIFFLVAYPKSVKDNLTDKETAILHQLVKEQFHG
- the nadS gene encoding NadS family protein; translated protein: MDNNLFDDLVASIKEAGAIKRKEVKASRVTELELPDIKEVREKTGLSQNEFAARLHISPRTLQNWEQGRRYPTGPAATLIRILDAHPSLI
- the msr(E) gene encoding ABC-F type ribosomal protection protein Msr(E), with amino-acid sequence MSLIIKARNIRLDYAGRDVLDIDELEIHSYDRIGLVGDNGAGKSSLLKVLNGEIVLAEATLQRFGDFAHISQLGGIEIETVEDRAMLSRLGVSNVQNDTMSGGEETRAKIAAAFSQQVHGILADEPTSHLDLNGIDLLIGQLKAFDGALLVISHDRYFLDMVVDKIWELKDGKITEYWGGYSDYLRQKEEERQHQAVEYELMMKERERLESAVQEKRQQANRLDNKKKGEKSKNSTESAGRLGHAKMTGTKQRKLYQAAKSMEKRLAALEDIQAPEHLRSIRFRQSSALELHNKFPITADGLSLKFGSRTIFDDANFIIPLGAKVAITGSNGTGKTSLLKMISERADGLTISPKAEIGYFTQTGYKFNTHKSVLSFMQEECEYTVAEIRAVLASMGIGANDIQKNLSDLSGGEIIKLLLSKMLLGKYNILLMDEPGNYLDLKSIAALETMMKSYAGTIIFVSHDKQLVDNIADIIYEIKDHKIIKTFERDC
- a CDS encoding Mph(E) family macrolide 2'-phosphotransferase; the protein is MTIQDIQSLAEAHGLLLTDKMNFNEMGIDFKVVFALDTKGQQWLLRIPRRDGMREQIKKEKRILELVKKHLSVEVPDWRISSTELVAYPILKDNPVLNLDAETYEIIWNMDKDSPKYITSLAKTLFEIHSIPEKEVRENDLKIMKPSDLRPEIANNLQLVKSEIGISEQLETRYRKWLDNDVLWADFTQFIHGDLYAGHVLASKDGAVSGVIDWSTAHIDDPAIDFAGHVTLFGEESLKTLIIEYEKLGGKVWNKLYEQTLERAAASPLMYGLFALETQNESLIVGAKAQLGVI
- a CDS encoding recombinase family protein, with translation MIEMNTRIYLRASTKDQDAERALQILQDLNQNLNLGETIVYVENYSGTKLDRPELNKLLSEANQGDTLLVESIDRLSRLTQRDFQELKRRIQEKGLRLVVADLPTTYQMIQTSDSITHSILELINNMLIDLLATMARLDNEKRIERIKQGLARSGYKPTGKKANEAKHKRIKELLVVGNMTKEEIAKAVNCGVATVYRVAKVI
- the aac(3)-IId gene encoding aminoglycoside N-acetyltransferase AAC(3)-IId, with protein sequence MHTRKAITEALQKLGVQTGDLLMVHASLKAIGPVEGGAETVVAALRSAVGPTGTVMGYASWDRSPYEETLNGARLDDEARRTWLPFDPATAGTYRGFGLLNQFLVQAPGARRSAHPDASMVAVGPLAETLTEPHELGHALGEGSPVERFVRLGGKALLLGAPLNSVTALHYAEAVADIPNKRWVTYEMPMLGRDGEVAWKTASDYDSNGILDCFAIEGKPDAVETIANAYVKLGRHREGVVGFAQCYLFDAQDIVTFGVTYLEKHFGTTPIVPPHEAVERSCEPSG
- a CDS encoding AAA family ATPase, with protein sequence MIIWINGPFGAGKTTLAKRLRDRRSKSLIFDPEEIGFVVKETVPMPASGDYQDLPLWRGLTIAAVREIRRNYSQDIIIPMTLVHPDYLTEILDGVRRIDDQLLHIFLTLNEDLLRHRIANQTMHPDPNRNAEIREWRLANVARCLAARERLPCTTRVLDSGAHTSDELAAMVLDGIDGRT